The Nitrososphaerales archaeon DNA segment ACAGGGAGATATTAGCAAAATACGATGAATATGAAAGCGCCTATCCCGGAGGAAGAGGGAAAGGGATGTTGGTGCCGGAAGACGATTCAAACTTGCTCTTAGAGAAAGATTGCTTATGCTCCTTGTCTATTACAGGCTATACATAACATACACTCTATCAGGTTTTCTCTTTAACCTTGATCAGAGCAATGTGTGTAGAGATATACGTGTGCTGGAACCGTTGGTAAAGAAGTGCATTCCATTGCCAAAGAAGGTCTACAGCAATGCCAGAAGGGCAAGAACAATAGAAGAGGTTGAAACATATTTTCCATGCTTCAAGGCATTCAAGGCATTCATAGACGCTTCGGAGCAGGAGATACTAAG contains these protein-coding regions:
- a CDS encoding transposase family protein yields the protein MLLVYYRLYITYTLSGFLFNLDQSNVCRDIRVLEPLVKKCIPLPKKVYSNARRARTIEEVETYFPCFKAFKAFIDASEQEIL